A window of Hymenobacter siberiensis genomic DNA:
CCGGAAATACCAGCGGACCATTGGGCACGAAAACCACGCACCGTTCGCGGTGTTTACCGCGTTATTTACGGGAGCGTCTGCGCAGCACGCAAGCCCTCGAAAACTGTCATATCCCGACCAAAAATAAATTTTAATTTATGACGCTTCACCTGCTGCTGTTGCTCAATTTTGCCGTCGCGGCCTGCCTCACCGGCCTCATCTGGACGGTGCAGGTGGTGCACTACCCCAGCTTCGGGCTGGTGCCCACGGCGGCGTGGCCGGCCTTCCACGCGGCCCACACCCGCCGCATGAGCTACGTGGTGCTGGCCCCCATGGTGCTGGAACTGGGCCTGGCCGGCTGGCTGGCCTGGGCCGGCCGCACCGCCCTGCCCGGCGGGGCCGGCTGGTGGAATCTGGGGCTGGTAGTGCTGATTTGGTCGGCCACGTTCTTTATCTCAGTGCCCTTCCACAATCGCCTCGAACAGGGATTCGACTACGTAGCCATCGACGGCCTCACCCGCACCAACTGGCTGCGCACGCTGGCCTGGACGGTGCGGGCCGGCCTGCTGGGCTGGCTGCTGGTGTAATAAACGGATTAAACAAAAGCCCCGGCGGGGTGACACTTGGCTGACGAGTGTCGCCCCGCCGGGGCTAAGGAAGGTACAGAAAGTGTCCTATTTTCCCGGCCCACTCTTCTCCCGCGTGGCCTTGAATTCCGAGCCGTCCTTCCACTTCGGAAACGTCGTTTCGCCGGCCAGTTTCTGGCCCACGCGGAACATCAGGCGGGCATCCTCGGCCGCGCCGCGCAGGTCCCAGGTGGGGTCGTACTGGTCGGCGGGCTGGTGGTAGGCTTTCTCCTCGAAGTCCTTGCGCTGCTTTTCGGCGAAGGCTTTGCCGTGCAGGCGGCTCTCAAACTGCCCGCTGGCATAGAGGGCCGGAATGCCCACCTTGGCAAAGCTGAAATGGTCGGAGCGGTAGAAGCTGCCGGTTTCGGGGTGCTGAAAGGGGATGACGTAGCGGTTCTGCTCCTTGGCGGCGGCGCGGGCGTAGTCGTCCAGCTCCGACTGCCCGTAGCCTACCACGGTCACATCGCGCATCGGCCCGAAGGCCAGCAGCTCGTCCATGTTGATGTCGGCCACCGTGTTTTTCACCGGAAATAGCGGGTGCTGGGCGTAGTAGTCAGAACCCAGCAGGCCCTGCTCCTCGCCGGTTACGGCCAGGAATACGATGCTGCGCTGCGGCTTTTCCTGCGCCTGCTTAAAGGCTGTGGCAATGGCCAGCAGGCCGGCGCAGCCGCTGGCGTTGTCGAGCGCGCCGTTGTAAATTGAGTCGCCGGCAATGGCTTTGCCCATGCCCAGGTGGTCCCAGTGCGCCGAGTAAATGATGTATTCTTGCGGGCGGGTGGTGCCAGGCAGCACCGCTACCACGTTTTTCGAAGTTTTGCGGGTGACTTTGTTGCGGATGGTCGTGCTGAGGTTCAGCCCCAGGGCCTTGCCTTTAAAGCCGCGCTTATTGGCGGCGGCGTAAGCTTCGTCGTAGTTCTGGCCGGCGGCCGTGAAGAGGCGCTTGGCCGCGTCCAGCGTCATCCAGCCTTCCAGGGCCACTTTGCTGGCCCCGTGGTCGGGCGTCTGGGGGTGCAGCTTGGCACCGCCGTTGCTGCTTTGCACCACCGTCCAGGGGTAGGAGGCCGGCTTGGTGTCGTGAATGATGAGCAGGCCGGTAGCGCCGTGGCGGGCGGCCTCTTCGTACTTGTAGCCCCAGCGGCCGTAGTACGTCATGGCCTTGCCCTTGAACATCGTGGAGTCGTCGCCCGCATTGCCGGGGTCGTTGATGAGCACCACCACCGTCTTGCCCTTCACATCGAGGCCGGCGTAGTCGTCCCACTGGTATTCGGGGGCCGTCACGCCGTAGCCGGCAAACACCAGCGGCGAATTCTTAATGGTGACAACCGGCTTTTCCTGCTCGGTGAGGAACATAAAGTCGTCGCGGTATTTCAGGCTCAGGGTTTTGCCGTTTCCCGTCACCGTGGCAATCGAGTCGGGCTTGCCCGCGATTTCCACCAGCGGCACCGCCTGGAAATACGAGCCATTGGTCCCCGGCTGCAAGCCCAGCTTCTTGAATTCCGAAGCCAGATAAGCCGTGGCTTTCTCCTCGCCCGCCGTGAACGGCCGCCGGCCCTGGTACTCATCCGAAGCCAGCACCTTGATGTGCTGCGCGATGAGCGCCGGCGTGATGCCGTCGTTCGGGGCCGCCACGCTGGCCGTGTCGGTGGGGGCAGCTTCGGTCTCGGCCGTGGTCGTGGCCGTTTCCGAAGTTGAGGTTTTGCCCTGGCAGCCCGCCAACAGCAGGCCCGCAGCGGCCGGCACCAGCCAGCCGCTTAGTATTGATAAACGCATCGGTACAGAGAGTTAACCCCGGTCGCGACGCCAGGGCTGCCTACAGCCGGGCAAAATGCTCGGCCGCAATCCGCGCGCCGTCATCGGTGCAGATGCCCCGAATGTAATACAGGAAGATGCTGCGAAAAACCTCGCGCATGTTGTAGCGGTCGGGCGGGAACACCTGGGGGTTCAGCATCACGTTGAGCTGCTCAAGCAATATCTTGGTAACCAGTTGAATATTAATGTCGGAACGAAACAGCCGGCTACCAATTTCGTCGTTGAGCAGCTGTTAAAGCTGGGGGGGCGAGTAGGAATTCAGGTGCTCCATCACGGCATCCCAGGTGAGGGGAAAGCCGGTTTGCAGGTCGCCGTAGTACTGGTCCGGAACGGCTGCCAAGTCGCGCAGTCCCAACTGCAACAAACCATAAAGGCGCTCCACGGCCGACGAGTACTGTACATACAGGGCAACGTGCTCGCGCTTCTGGCACTCCATATCGGCCAGCACGGCTTGGTGTACCAGTAGCTCGCGGCTGGGAAACTGGGCCGCCAGGTCGGGCTCGGTGGTGTTCAGGGCCTTGGCCAGGGCCGCGTCGGACGCATCGCGCAGGCCGTAGCGGTAGAAAACCGAAATGGCGGCTTCCAATGAAGGTGTGGACAAGGTAAAATCACGCATCTGCAAAAAGAGACAGGTCTGTTCTCAAAAAGAAGAATGAGGGGCCGAGCTGGCTCCGCGCCGGGCATTGCCACGCTGCCTAGAGAGCTCCGAGCAGGAAGAAAAATAGCAGCTGCGTAATGTACACCAGCGGCACCAGCGGGTTGCGTTTGGGGAATGTGGTGCGGTTAAACAGCATCTGCAAGATACAGGCAAAGATGAACCAGTCGCGGAAATTCTGAAACGGAATGACGTTGGCCGACCAATGCCAGAAATCGAAACGCCCGGCCACCGGCTCCATGCAGGCATCGAGGCCCACCATGAGGGCCGCCGCCAGCAGAATGCGCGGCAGCTCGCCCAGCGGCAGGTAGCGCACCAGCATACCGCACAAGTACGTGGTCACCACCCAGTTGAGGGCAATCATCGGCGGCACGCCTTTAAAGGGTTGGGAATCAAAGAGCTTGAAGCCCAGGGTGTCGCCATACGTGTAGTGCCCAAAAAACCGGCCCGTGTTCACGCCCACAAACTCGGCCCCAAAGCCCAGCAGCGCCACCGTGAGGCAAAAGCCCCAGAAGCTGGCGTTGCGTCCCGGCTGAAACCAGAGCAGCAGCAGCGCCGTGAGCCCGAGCGTGAGCGGCGTAAAGCGCAGGTAGAAATCGGGGTTGTTGGAAAAAGCCAGTCCTACGAAACCAGTGAAATGAAACAGCAACACCAGGCCCTGGGCCACACGCAGCCGGCGGTTAGTCGCGGCCGGGAGCGGCTCGGTGTAATCAACCATGGAAGAAAAACGGAATAGGGAACAGGGGATAGGTCGGCAATGGAAAGCAGGACGGCGAGCAGCGGCGATAGCATTCGGTCGCCGTTCCTTGTCCCTTGTTCCCTATCCCTCATTAATTAACGACGAAACGATTTTGGCCGACAGCAGGCACAGCGGAATGCCGCCGCCCGGATGCACCGAACCACCACAAAAGTACAGCCCGTCGAGCCGCCCCGAAAAATTCGGGTGCCGCAAAAACGCCGCCAGCGGATTATTGCTGGAGCTGCCGTAGAGCGCACCGCCAAACGACGAGGTATCGGCCGCGATGCCGGGCGGTGTCCAGGTTTTTTCGGCCGCAATTAGCGGCTCGATATCCGTGCCAAGGGCCTGGCTCAGCTTGCGGAGCACGGTGGCGCGGGTTTTTTGGGTGAGGGCGTCCCAGTCCTGGCCCTGGTCGTGGGGCACGTTCACCATCACAAACCAGTTTTCGTGGCTGGGTGGGGCATCAGCGGGCGTTTTTTTGGAGGTGATGTTGACGTACACCGTCACGTCGTCGGCCACGGTTTTCTCCTCGAAAATGGCCTTGAACTCGGCCTGGTAATCGGCCGAGAAGAAGATGTTGTGCACATCCAGCTCCGGAAACGCGCGGGCAATGCCCCAGTAAAAAATCAGGGCCGAGGAGGAGCGGGGCTGCGCCAGCGTGCGCTCCGGCGCGGGCTGGTGCGGCAGCAGGCGGCGGTAGGTGGGCACCACGTCCATGTTGCTCACCACCCGGCCGAAGTCGTACACGTCCAGCGCCGTGCGCAGGCCCGTCACCTGCTTGTCGGCGATGATGATTTCCTCCACGGCTTCGTTGTAGCGGAATTTTACGCCGAACTCCGTGGCCAGTCGTTGCAGGCTTTCGGCAATGGCGTAGATGCCGCCCTCGGGATAAAAAGCGCCGATTCCGTGCTCCAGGTGCGGAATCATGCTCAGCGTGGCGGGCGCCTGGTAGGGGTCGGAGCCGTTGTAGGTGGCGTAGCGGTCGAAAAGCTGCACCAGCCGTGCATCTTGGCCAAAGGCCGTTTCGTGGCGCTGGTGCATGGTGCCCAGCAGGCCGAGCTGCGGCAGGGCGGCCACGGCTTTCAGGGTTTCGGGGCTGAAATAGGTGCCGGCCTTGTGCAGCGACTTGTGCAGAAACGTGCCCGCCGTGGCGTCATACGCCTTCCCAGCGCGGCTCAGAAACTGCGTTACCTCGGCTGCCGGTGTGCCAAGCTTGGCCTCCACTTCGGTCGCAAACTCCCCGGCATCGGCCCAGGCGGTGAGGCGGGTGCCATCGGCAAAAAAGTACTGGGTGATGGGGTCGAGGCGCTCGTAGCGGAAGTAGTCTTCGGGCCGGCGACCAGCCAGCCGGAAAATGTCATCCACCAGCTGCGGCAAGGTGAAGAGCGACGGCCCGGCATCGAACCGGTACCCGCCGGGCAGCGCAAACTGCTGCATCTTACCCCCGAATGTGGGCCCGGCCTCAAATACCGTGACCGGGTGGCCGGCCGCCGCCAGCCGCGCCGCCGTGGCAATGCCGGCAATGCCCGCGCCGATGATGGCCACGGACTGCTGTGAAGGCGTTATTTTGGTTGTCTTTTTAAACACTGAACTGCTAACCGCCGTAGCGGGGGGAGAAGTTTTGTCGAAGCTGCCAAAAATAAAGTGGCGCTCCGGCCCGGACGTTCTCTGTCCGGGCCGAAACGCCATTTTATTTTTCAGACAGGCTATTCTACCGCCAGCACCAGCCCCTTCAAATAAGCCCCCTCGGGGTGAAACAAGCTCACCGGATGGTCGGCCGGTTGGGTGAGGCGGTGCAGAATACGCGCCGGCCGCCCGGCCTCAATTGCCGCCGCCAGCACCGCGCCCTCAAACAGTTCGGGGCTCACCACTTGTGAGCAACTGAACGTGAACAGCAGCCCGCCCGGCGCGAGGTGCGCAATGCCAGCCGCGTTCAGGCGCTTATAGCCCATGAGGGCGGCGTGGCGCGCGCCCATATGTTTGGCGTAGGCGGGTGGGTCGAGCACCAGCAGGTCGTACTCGGCCGAGTGGTTTTTGAGGAAGCCCAGCACGTCATCGGCATAGGCGGCGTGGCGGTCGGCGTGGTTCGAAAGCTCCGCGTTGCGCTCGGTGAGGGCAATGGCTTTTTTGCTCGAATCGACGGAGTGCACCAGCTCGGCCCCGGCTTCCAGCGCATAAACAGAGAAGCCGCCGGTGTAGCAGAACGTGTTGAGCACCTTGCGACCGGGCGAGTAGCGGGCCAGTAGGGCGCGGTTGTCGCGCTGGTCGATGAAGAAGCCGGTTTTCTGGCCCGTTTCCCAATCCACGGCAAACTGGTGGCCGTTTTCCATCACCAAATGCTCGGTGCCGGTGCTCTCACCAAAGAGGTAGCCGTTTTGGGCATCGGGCACGGCGTTGCCGGGCACGGTTTCGGCGCTCTTGTCGTAAATGGCGCGCAGCTTGTGGCCGAATACCACTTGCAGGGCCGCCGCAATTTCGGGGCGGGCACGATACATGCCCACGCTGTGGGCCTGCACCACGGCCACGTCGCCATACACATCAATGATGAGGCCCGGCAGGCCGTCGCCCTCGGCGTGGATGAGGCGAAATACGTTGGTATCGGCCGTGCCCGTCAGGGCCAGGCGCTGGCGCAGGGCGTAGGCATTGCCTAGCTTGGCCTCCCAGAATGCGGGCGTGGGCAATTGGGCGTCCTGGCCAAAGTCCAGCATGCGCACGGCAATGGAGCCGCCGCCCGAGAAATGGCCCACCCCCAGCAGCTCGCCATCAATGGCTTCCACGCGCACGGGGTCGCCCTCCAGGGTTTCGCCCTGCACGCGGGCAATGGCCCCCGAGAACACCCAGGGGTGGCGGCGGCGTAGGCTGTGGTCTTTTCCGTTTTTGAGGACGATGGTGGCGGGATTTAGCATAGGCCCGCAAAGGTACGGCCCCGCGCCGGGCCACCCCGCCTACCGGAACCAGCGCCGGTAAATAGGCCGCCGCCAGGCAAACTGCGCCCACATGGCCGGATAAATCAGCGCATCGAGCAGGCGCGAGGCCGTGCGGTACTCCAGGGCATCCACAATCACGCTGCCGCCCTTGGGACCAGGCTGAATAAGATGCCGGTGCCGCCAGAATCGCAGCGGTGGCGGTAGTATCTGGCCCTCATCTACAAAAAAATGGGTGCCGTCGGGCTGCACACCATCGTCCACAATCAGCGAGGTCCAGGATAGTCGCTTCACTAGCGTATCAAGCTCGATTTCAACCCGGTCGCCGGTGTGGCAGCCGTCGAAGCGGAGCAGCCGCAGCCGGGGAAAGGGCGGGGCCAGGGCCACAAATAATTCGCGGGTGAAACCGGCCATCACCACGGCCGGGGACTGCGAAACGGCGGTGCGGAGCGTAACGTGCATGGTTTGCTAACTCCGGCCGGCGGTAATTGTTGGCCCGACGCTATTTGTAATCGGGCAAAAAGGCGTTGGTGAACAGGCGGGTGCGGTTCCTGCCGTCGAGGTCAGCTGTCCATACTTCGGGCGGTGCAACTTCGTCGGTAGTCCGATTCACGAAAATCAAGTGAAATCCATCGGGAGCGAAGCGCGGGGTCAGGTCATTGGTG
This region includes:
- a CDS encoding M28 family metallopeptidase, yielding MRLSILSGWLVPAAAGLLLAGCQGKTSTSETATTTAETEAAPTDTASVAAPNDGITPALIAQHIKVLASDEYQGRRPFTAGEEKATAYLASEFKKLGLQPGTNGSYFQAVPLVEIAGKPDSIATVTGNGKTLSLKYRDDFMFLTEQEKPVVTIKNSPLVFAGYGVTAPEYQWDDYAGLDVKGKTVVVLINDPGNAGDDSTMFKGKAMTYYGRWGYKYEEAARHGATGLLIIHDTKPASYPWTVVQSSNGGAKLHPQTPDHGASKVALEGWMTLDAAKRLFTAAGQNYDEAYAAANKRGFKGKALGLNLSTTIRNKVTRKTSKNVVAVLPGTTRPQEYIIYSAHWDHLGMGKAIAGDSIYNGALDNASGCAGLLAIATAFKQAQEKPQRSIVFLAVTGEEQGLLGSDYYAQHPLFPVKNTVADINMDELLAFGPMRDVTVVGYGQSELDDYARAAAKEQNRYVIPFQHPETGSFYRSDHFSFAKVGIPALYASGQFESRLHGKAFAEKQRKDFEEKAYHQPADQYDPTWDLRGAAEDARLMFRVGQKLAGETTFPKWKDGSEFKATREKSGPGK
- a CDS encoding TetR family transcriptional regulator yields the protein MRDFTLSTPSLEAAISVFYRYGLRDASDAALAKALNTTEPDLAAQFPSRELLVHQAVLADMECQKREHVALYVQYSSAVERLYGLLQLGLRDLAAVPDQYYGDLQTGFPLTWDAVMEHLNSYSPPQL
- a CDS encoding carotenoid biosynthesis protein, yielding MVDYTEPLPAATNRRLRVAQGLVLLFHFTGFVGLAFSNNPDFYLRFTPLTLGLTALLLLWFQPGRNASFWGFCLTVALLGFGAEFVGVNTGRFFGHYTYGDTLGFKLFDSQPFKGVPPMIALNWVVTTYLCGMLVRYLPLGELPRILLAAALMVGLDACMEPVAGRFDFWHWSANVIPFQNFRDWFIFACILQMLFNRTTFPKRNPLVPLVYITQLLFFFLLGAL
- the crtD gene encoding 1-hydroxycarotenoid 3,4-desaturase CrtD, which gives rise to MAIIGAGIAGIATAARLAAAGHPVTVFEAGPTFGGKMQQFALPGGYRFDAGPSLFTLPQLVDDIFRLAGRRPEDYFRYERLDPITQYFFADGTRLTAWADAGEFATEVEAKLGTPAAEVTQFLSRAGKAYDATAGTFLHKSLHKAGTYFSPETLKAVAALPQLGLLGTMHQRHETAFGQDARLVQLFDRYATYNGSDPYQAPATLSMIPHLEHGIGAFYPEGGIYAIAESLQRLATEFGVKFRYNEAVEEIIIADKQVTGLRTALDVYDFGRVVSNMDVVPTYRRLLPHQPAPERTLAQPRSSSALIFYWGIARAFPELDVHNIFFSADYQAEFKAIFEEKTVADDVTVYVNITSKKTPADAPPSHENWFVMVNVPHDQGQDWDALTQKTRATVLRKLSQALGTDIEPLIAAEKTWTPPGIAADTSSFGGALYGSSSNNPLAAFLRHPNFSGRLDGLYFCGGSVHPGGGIPLCLLSAKIVSSLINEG
- a CDS encoding class I SAM-dependent rRNA methyltransferase; the encoded protein is MLNPATIVLKNGKDHSLRRRHPWVFSGAIARVQGETLEGDPVRVEAIDGELLGVGHFSGGGSIAVRMLDFGQDAQLPTPAFWEAKLGNAYALRQRLALTGTADTNVFRLIHAEGDGLPGLIIDVYGDVAVVQAHSVGMYRARPEIAAALQVVFGHKLRAIYDKSAETVPGNAVPDAQNGYLFGESTGTEHLVMENGHQFAVDWETGQKTGFFIDQRDNRALLARYSPGRKVLNTFCYTGGFSVYALEAGAELVHSVDSSKKAIALTERNAELSNHADRHAAYADDVLGFLKNHSAEYDLLVLDPPAYAKHMGARHAALMGYKRLNAAGIAHLAPGGLLFTFSCSQVVSPELFEGAVLAAAIEAGRPARILHRLTQPADHPVSLFHPEGAYLKGLVLAVE
- a CDS encoding SRPBCC family protein, with protein sequence MHVTLRTAVSQSPAVVMAGFTRELFVALAPPFPRLRLLRFDGCHTGDRVEIELDTLVKRLSWTSLIVDDGVQPDGTHFFVDEGQILPPPLRFWRHRHLIQPGPKGGSVIVDALEYRTASRLLDALIYPAMWAQFAWRRPIYRRWFR